The following proteins are encoded in a genomic region of Vespa velutina chromosome 23, iVesVel2.1, whole genome shotgun sequence:
- the LOC124956810 gene encoding putative ATP synthase subunit f, mitochondrial has protein sequence MAFGDYPAEYDRAKHGPYDPARYYGKPDTPLCDVKISELGAWIRRRNFHPQAMVSACSRAFWRWQHKYIFPERAGGAHFFQIAVGLSLLFYIINYPRMKTHKNYKYH, from the exons ATGGCTTTTGGAGATTATCCCGCTGAATATGATCGAGCAAAACATGGTCCTTATGATCCAGCACGTTACTATGGGAAac CTGATACTCCTTTATGTGACGTTAAAATAAGTGAACTTGGAGCTTGGATTCGTAGAAGAAATTTCCATCCTCAAGCTATGGTATCAGCGTGCTCTCGAG CATTTTGGCGTTGgcaacataaatatatatttcctgaACGTGCTGGTGGAGCTCATTTTTTCCAAATCGCAGTAGGATTATCATtacttttctatataataaattacccGAGAATGA
- the LOC124956807 gene encoding mediator of RNA polymerase II transcription subunit 6: MISGRSAVTENPLGFSWHDSAWIPVLNPSNIMDYFSERSNPFYDRTCNNEIVKMQRLSPDQLTNMTGLEYILLHVQEPILYVIRKQHRHSPTLAAPLADYYIIAGVVYQAPDLASIVSSKLLSTVHHLQSAFEEASSCSRYHPSKGYYWDFKNGKSITAKKETPVREEPSSLFQRQRVDMLLGELTRKFPLPVPKPAHQATETTTDIKQEVKVEKKDMKPPPEKKPRVN; encoded by the exons ATGATATCTGGAAGATCTGCGGTCAcag aaaatCCTTTGGGATTTTCTTGGCATGACAGTGCCTGGATCCCTGTACTTAATCCAAGTAATATAATGGATTATTTTTCTGAACGAAGTAATCCATTTTATGATAGGACatgtaataacgaaattgtaaaaatgcAACGTCTAAGTCCGGATCAATTAAC GAATATGACAGGCTTGGAATATATTCTTCTACACGTTCAAGAACCTATTCTGTACGTAATTAGAAAACAGCATCGTCATTCTCCTACTTTGGCTGCACCACTTGcagattattatatcattgcaGGTGTTGTTTATCAAGCTCCAGATTTAGCATCAATCGTTAGTTCTAAATTG CTTTCCACAGTTCATCATTTACAATCTGCATTTGAGGAAGCTAGTTCATGTTCCCGTTATCATCCTAGTAAAGGATATTATTGGGATTTTAAAAACGGAAAATCCATTACTGCTAAGAAAGAAACACCGGTACGTGAAGAACCAAGTTCCTTATTTCAGCGTCAAAGAGTAGATATGTTACTTGGAGAACTTACACGTAAATTTCCTTTACCTGTACCAAAACCAGCACATCAGGCAACAGAAACTA CTACCGATATCAAACAAGAAGTGAaggttgaaaaaaaagatatgaaaccACCACCAGAAAAGAAACCAAGAGtaaattaa
- the LOC124956800 gene encoding contactin-1a-like: MHALDLSLRNTSKLLFPIGMAVGILTDIATRLVIAGYILAVVLVCVHASNNWDKDDDLVATFEVSAVLGRTASLPCDIEPSTREDRVYMVLWFRDYAVKPIYSFDVRGRAFNKALNWSDSNAVGPRAYFVTVTKPAALSLEAVQLDDEGIYRCRVDFKKSPTRNFQVNLTVIVPPHQLLIYDSSGVEVDKTAGPFQVGMEFGLSCEVRGGKPTPIVSWLVNEKEVDGKLEEIGQNIVVSKLTVPQLRREHRNTMYKCRAANTNLIPPLEKSVLLDIYLKPLSVKILSKLSVLETDKNYSIGCETAGSHPRARVTWLKGNIPFRKAKILDDGNSSVVLSTLIFSPIPDDNSQILKCRGENPELPSAYLEDFFQLNVVFPPKVQLHLGSTLKAENIKEGDDVYFECKVRANPEHHKITWRHNGAVLTQNYSAGIIMSTQSLVLQSIGRDNAGNYTCLASNDRGETTSPVVPLRIQFAPVCKTSPTVIGASLEESVKVRCEVDADPNEVDFVWEFNNSGENFEVAPAKLDSNNGTMSELIYTPVSERDYGALTCWGRNAIGKQETPCTYHVIPAAKPSPLNNCTIKASLNQSSEILEVECVPGYNGGLPQEFRLEAYEVPSGYLRLNVSSVSIDLPIFRIAVADLLPATHFYLIAYAVNAKGRSEVFLLEDIMLRDSEKHTDSGVSMIPLILVLIGCLMVCLIAVLFVMVMVYRRRGSTSPAHIEPYMKQPIITPPDSRNNSMLDVTHGDHTYFVEYTLKQVTDYALNKQPDIIQSPQDQEKMKREPQLFLPVRPDTLFAPYDIHKQGLQTNRCNLNPFSTRPWEPISFKADRNLMKEIIIANSIPGPESCV; the protein is encoded by the exons ATGCACGCGCTGGATTTGAGTCTACGAAACACCTCGAAACTTTTATTCCCCATTGGGATGGCAGTTGGCATACTGACGGATATCGCTACGAGATTGGTGATCGCCGGTTATATACTTGCGGTCGTCCTCGTGTGCGTTCACGCCAGTAACAACTGGGACAAGGACGACGATTTAG tTGCAACCTTCGAAGTGAGCGCCGTTCTTGGGCGTACCGCCAGCTTGCCTTGTGACATTGAACCGTCCACGCGAGAAGATCGCGTTTATATGGTGCTATGGTTCCGAGATTATGCAGTGAAGCCGATATACAG CTTTGACGTACGAGGGAGAGCTTTCAACAAAGCTCTAAATTGGTCAGATAGCAATGCAGTAGGGCCCAGAGCTTATTTTGTGACAGTCACAAAACCAGCTGCTCTATCTTTAGAAGCTGTTCAATTGGACGACGAAGGAATATATAGGTGTCGAGTCGATTTCAAAAAATCACCGACGAGAAACTTTCAAGTGAATCTAACAGTTATTG ttccACCACATCAACTTCTTATTTACGACAGTTCTGGAGTGGAAGTAGATAAGACTGCTGGTCCTTTCCAAGTTGGTATGGAATTTGGTCTCTCCTGTGAAGTAAGAGGAG GAAAACCAACTCCAATCGTAAGCTGGTTAGTAAACGAGAAGGAAGTAGACggaaaattagaagaaatagGACAAAATATTGTGGTTAGCAAATTGACTGTACCTCAATTACGAAGGGAACATCGTAACACCATGTACAAATGTCGAGCTGCCAACACAAATCTGATACCTCCTTTGGAAAAGAGCGTCCTTTTAGATATTTACT tAAAGCCTCTGTCTGTAAAAATATTGTCAAAACTATCAGTCCTAGAAACAGACAAGAATTACTCTATAGGCTGTGAAACTGCGGGATCACATCCTCGAGCAAGAGTTACATGGTTGAAAGGGAACATACCCTTTCGGAAAGCCAAG ATATTGGACGATGGTAACTCTTCGGTAGTGTTAAGTACGTTAATATTCAGTCCCATACCAGATGACAATTCTCAAATTCTCAAATGTCGAGGTGAAAATCCTGAATTACCTAGTGCATATTTAGAAgattttttccaattaaatGTTGTTT TTCCACCAAAAGTTCAACTACATCTGGGAAGTACATTGAAagcagaaaatataaaagaaggtGATGACGTTTACTTTGAATGCAAAGTTCGAGCCAATCCAGAACATCATAAAATAACATGGAgacataat gGTGCAGTATTAACTCAAAATTATTCGGCTGGAATAATAATGAGTACACAGAGTCTAGTACTTCAAAGTATAGGACGTGATAATGCAGGGAATTATACGTGCCTTGCCAGTAATGATCGTGGAGAAACTACAAGCCCTGTTGTTCCTTTACGAATACAAT TCGCACCTGTTTGTAAAACAAGTCCTACAGTTATTGGAGCATCATTGGAAGAATCAGTAAAGGTTCGATGCGAAGTAGATGCGGATCCTAACGAAGTGGATTTTGTTTGGGAATTTAATAATAGCGgtgaaaattttgaagtaGCCCCTGCAAAATTAGATAGCAACAATGGTACCATGAGCGAACTGATTTATACACCAGTTTCTGAAAGAGATTATGGAGCTTTAACATGTTGGGGTAGGAATGCGATTGGTAAACAAGAAACACCATGCACGTATCATGTCATTCCTGCAG CGAAGCCAAGTCCTTTAAACAATTGTACTATAAAAGCATCGTTAAATCAAAGTTCAGAGATATTAGAAGTCGAATGTGTACCAGGATATAATGGTGGACTTCCTCAAGAATTTCGTTTGGAGGCTTACGAAGTACCATCTGGTTACTTACGCCTCAATGTGTCTAGCGTATCTATCGACCTTCCAATATTTCGAATAGCAGTTGCAGATCTATTACCTGCGACacacttttatttaattgcatATGCTGTAAATGCTAAAGGTCGAAGTGAAGTGTTTTTATTGGAAGATATTATGTTAAGAGATTCGGAAAAACATACag atagtGGAGTTAGTATGATTCCATTAATTTTAGTACTTATCGGATGTCTAATGGTTTGTCTAATAGCAGTACTTTTTGTAATGGTGATGGTATACCGACGTCGAGGTAGCACATCACCAGCACACATTGAGCCATACATGAAACAACCGATTATAACTCCCCCAGATTCGAGAAATAACTCAATGCTTGATGTTACTCATGGGGACCATACCTATTTTGTTGAATACACTTTGAAACAGGTTACTGATTATGCACTTAATAAACAACCTGATATTATACAATCACCACAAG atcaagaaaaaatgaaacgtgAACCACAATTATTTTTACCAGTAAGACCAGACACATTGTTTGCGCCATACGATATTCACAAACAAGGCCTTCAAACAAACAGATGTAAC ttaaATCCATTTTCCACAAGACCCTGGGAACCGATCAGTTTTAAAGCAGATCGTAACttgatgaaagaaattattattgcaaattCTATACCTGGTCCAGAAAGTTGTGTGTAA
- the LOC124956806 gene encoding pyridoxal phosphate phosphatase PHOSPHO2-like, producing the protein MDLPVLIAFDFDHTIVDDNTDFVVRDLLPKDQLTDEVQNLYRTDGWTLYMNKIFELLHQNSIGLQEIEASIINISPSPGFDVLLKLLHSLGYEIIIISDSNSLLIDMWLKSRKLDNLITKVFTNPAHISDDGMIKIKMYHVQDFCELSMINLCKGHILENYIKERLEAGIHFKRIAYVGDGKNDVCPVLRLSENDLAFPRMNYPLLKKLFEYRNNETRKVKATIIPWSKGSDILNNLQE; encoded by the coding sequence ATGGATTTGCCTGTACTAATTGCATTTGATTTCGATCATACAATTGTTGATGATAATACTGATTTTGTGGTTCGTGACTTATTACCAAAAGATCAATTAACTGATGAagtacaaaatttatatcgtacaGATGGATGGACTTTATATATgaacaaaatatttgaattactTCATCAGAATTCAATTGGATTACAAGAAATAGAAGCatctattatcaatatatcacCAAGTCCAGGATTCGatgttcttttaaaattattacattctcttggatatgaaataattattatcagtgATTccaattcattattaatagatatgtGGTTGAAGAGTAGAAAATTGGATAATTTAATTACTAAAGTATTTACAAATCCAGCGCACATTTCAGACGATGgtatgataaagataaagatgtaTCATGTTCAAGATTTTTGTGAACTAAGCATGATCAATTTATGTAAAGGtcatatattagaaaattacatTAAGGAAAGATTAGAGGCAGGAATTCATTTTAAGAGAATTGCATATGTCGGAGATGGAAAGAATGATGTCTGTCCAGTATTACGTTTGTCAGAAAATGATTTAGCATTTCCCAGAATGAATTATCcgcttttaaaaaaattatttgaatatagaaataatgagACCCGTAAAGTAAAAGCAACAATTATTCCTTGGTCCAAAGGGTCtgacattttaaataatttacaagaataa